From a region of the Longimicrobiales bacterium genome:
- a CDS encoding DUF1592 domain-containing protein yields the protein MGVFTSAVITVGLVFLMAVSKVASTSEGPAVDSDGVIKEYCMGCHDDRRMRGNLSLEDFRALDAGRTPETGEKMIRKLRAGMMPPPGAKRPGGDTLLQLVESLEANLDAQASAHPNPGGRTFQRLNRAEYERSIGDLLGLTIDASAYLPPDTKSANFDNIADAQLLSPTLLDAYLNAAAAVSRMAVGDPNATPTEAQYRVARWASQLERAEGAPFGTRGGTSVLHYFVADGEYVFRVSFHHETTGTIVGNGRSALQTAEVPEQVEISIDGERVALLEMDRWIHASDPDGVEMRTAPIRVRSGARRVTAAFLVHAEGPVQDLIAPHDWSLASTAIAGTYGVNSLPHLRDMVIVGPDRAAGVSEAPGGAAVFSCTPDSAAEARPCAERIIARLAPAAFRRPVSADETQALLGFYDEGAAAGDFAMGVRTALEAMLASPHFVFRFEEPAQAVAAGEPYPIGDSDLAARLSFFLWGAPPDAALAQVAAEGRLSDPAALDREAQRLLADPRSDALGTRFAAQWLRLQDLEKIHPDVRIDPDYHLQLAADMRRETEAFFNSLVREDRSLLDLYDADYTFLNERLARHYGVDGVTGSQLRKVQYMDERRRGILGHASVLTMTSHAGRTSPVLRGKWVMEVLLGAPPPPP from the coding sequence ATGGGCGTTTTTACTTCAGCTGTAATCACGGTCGGCCTCGTGTTCCTCATGGCCGTGTCGAAGGTCGCGTCGACGAGTGAGGGCCCCGCGGTCGATTCCGACGGCGTCATCAAAGAGTACTGCATGGGCTGCCACGACGACCGCCGAATGCGCGGCAACTTGTCCCTCGAGGACTTTCGTGCCCTAGACGCCGGCCGGACCCCCGAGACCGGCGAGAAGATGATCCGCAAGCTGCGCGCGGGCATGATGCCGCCCCCGGGTGCGAAGCGCCCGGGAGGCGATACCCTCCTGCAGCTAGTGGAGTCGCTCGAAGCGAACCTGGACGCCCAGGCCTCCGCCCATCCTAATCCGGGGGGGCGCACGTTCCAGCGCCTGAACCGCGCCGAGTACGAACGGTCGATTGGGGACCTCCTCGGACTCACGATCGACGCCTCGGCCTACCTACCGCCGGATACGAAGAGCGCCAACTTCGACAACATCGCCGACGCGCAGCTGCTGTCACCCACCCTTCTCGATGCGTATCTGAATGCCGCCGCAGCGGTCAGTCGAATGGCTGTCGGCGACCCCAACGCGACGCCCACGGAGGCGCAGTATCGAGTGGCCCGGTGGGCCTCGCAGCTCGAACGCGCTGAGGGGGCCCCGTTCGGAACCCGCGGCGGAACCTCGGTCCTCCATTACTTCGTCGCAGACGGCGAGTACGTGTTCCGCGTTTCGTTTCACCACGAGACGACAGGCACGATCGTGGGCAACGGTCGCTCGGCGTTGCAGACCGCTGAGGTCCCCGAGCAGGTCGAGATCTCGATCGACGGAGAAAGGGTCGCGCTGCTAGAGATGGATCGCTGGATCCACGCGTCCGACCCGGACGGTGTGGAGATGCGGACCGCCCCGATCCGCGTGCGCAGCGGGGCAAGACGTGTAACGGCTGCATTTCTTGTCCATGCCGAGGGCCCTGTCCAGGATCTGATAGCGCCACACGACTGGTCGCTCGCCAGTACGGCAATCGCAGGTACGTACGGAGTCAACTCGCTCCCGCACCTGCGCGACATGGTGATCGTCGGACCGGACCGCGCTGCGGGAGTGAGCGAAGCACCGGGTGGGGCGGCGGTGTTCTCCTGCACCCCAGATTCGGCGGCCGAAGCCCGCCCCTGTGCGGAGCGCATCATCGCGCGTCTCGCGCCTGCCGCGTTCCGCCGGCCCGTGTCTGCCGACGAGACCCAGGCGCTCCTAGGGTTCTATGATGAGGGCGCGGCGGCAGGCGATTTCGCGATGGGGGTACGCACCGCTCTCGAAGCCATGCTCGCGAGTCCGCACTTCGTGTTCCGCTTCGAGGAACCGGCGCAGGCCGTCGCGGCTGGCGAACCCTACCCGATCGGAGACAGCGACCTCGCGGCGCGGTTGTCGTTCTTCCTGTGGGGCGCGCCCCCCGACGCCGCACTCGCTCAGGTGGCTGCTGAGGGGCGGCTCTCTGACCCCGCAGCGCTCGACCGTGAGGCCCAGCGTCTTCTTGCGGACCCGCGCTCGGACGCGCTCGGGACTCGATTCGCGGCGCAGTGGCTGAGGCTCCAGGACTTGGAGAAGATCCACCCTGACGTGCGCATCGACCCGGACTACCACCTCCAGCTCGCCGCCGACATGCGCCGCGAGACCGAGGCGTTTTTCAACAGTCTTGTGCGAGAGGACCGCAGCCTGCTTGATCTGTACGATGCGGACTACACCTTCCTCAATGAGCGCCTCGCTCGGCACTACGGGGTTGACGGGG